From the Panthera leo isolate Ple1 chromosome C1, P.leo_Ple1_pat1.1, whole genome shotgun sequence genome, one window contains:
- the TNFAIP8L2 gene encoding tumor necrosis factor alpha-induced protein 8-like protein 2, whose translation MESFSSKSLALQAEKKLLSKMAGRSVAHLFIDETSSAVLDELYRVSKEYTHSRPQAQRVIKDLIKVAVKVAVLHRSGCFGPGELALAARFRQKLRQGAMTALSFGEVDFTFEAAVLTGLLTECRDVLLELVEHHLTPKSHGRIRHVFDHFSDAGLLTALYGPDFTQHLGKICDGLRKMLDEGKL comes from the coding sequence ATGGAGTCCTTCAGCTCAAAGAGTCTGGCACTACAGGCGGAGAAGAAGCTACTGAGTAAGATGGCAGGTCGGTCCGTGGCTCATCTGTTCATCGACGAGACCAGCAGCGCGGTGCTAGATGAGCTCTACCGTGTTTCCAAAGAGTACACGCACAGCCGGCCCCAGGCCCAGCGGGTGATCAAGGACCTGATCAAGGTGGCGGTCAAGGTGGCCGTGCTGCACCGCAGCGGTTGCTTTGGCCCCGGTGAGCTGGCCCTGGCCGCCCGCTTCCGCCAAAAGCTGCGGCAGGGCGCCATGACGGCACTCAGCTTTGGCGAGGTGGACTTCACCTTTGAGGCTGCGGTGCTGACTGGCCTGCTGACCGAGTGCCGGGATGTGCTGCTGGAGCTGGTGGAGCACCACCTCACACCCAAGTCACACGGCCGCATCCGCCACGTGTTCGATCACTTCTCTGACGCGGGCCTGCTCACCGCCCTCTACGGGCCCGACTTCACTCAGCACCTGGGCAAGATCTGTGATGGGCTCAGGAAGATGCTGGATGAGGGGAAACTCTGA
- the LYSMD1 gene encoding lysM and putative peptidoglycan-binding domain-containing protein 1, with protein MTSPSRQASLGGSGLLQGSRARSYGSLVQSACSPVRERRLEHQLAPGDTLAGLALKYGVTMEQIKRANRLYTNDSIFLKKTLYIPILTEPRDLFNGLDSEEEKEGEEEVQSSKDEVQPHSADRKKRETGSGRANGEVLPTPGWEPHTPIHDLSASDFLKKLDSQISLSKKAAAQKLKKGESGVPGEESGLHLSSPRMQQRAVLGPVPLTRTSRTRTLRDQEDEIFKL; from the exons ATGACTTCTCCCTCTAGACAGGCCTCCCTTGGGGGGTCGGGACTGCTTCAAGGGAGCCGGGCTCGTTCTTACGGAAGCCTGGTGCAGTCGGCTTGCTCCCCGGTGAGGGAAAGACGCCTGGAGCATCAGCTGGCCCCCGGAGACACCCTGGCTGGACTAGCACTCAAATACGGGGTGACG atggaacaGATTAAGCGTGCAAACCGCCTTTATACTAATGACTCCATCTTCCTGAAGAAAACCCTCTACATCCCCATCCTGACAGAGCCCAGAGACCTGTTCAATGGTTTGGAttctgaggaagagaaagagggagaggaagaagtacaGTCAAGTAAGGATGAAGTTCAGCCACACTCAGCTGACAGGAAGAAACGAGAAACAGGTTCAGGACGTGCTAACGGTGAAGTCCTTCCCACACCTGGCTGGGAACCCCACACTCCCATCCATGACCTCTCTGCCTCTGATTTCCTTAAGAAGCTTGATTCACAGATCAGCCTGTCAAAGAAGGCTGCTGCCCAGAAGCTGAAaaagggggaaagtgg GGTACCTGGGGAGGAGTCAGGCCTTCACCTGAGTTCCCCTCGGATGCAGCAGCGAGCAGTCCTAGGTCCGGTCCCGTTGACCCGGACCTCTCGGACCCGGACACTTCGGGACCAGGAGGATGAAATCTTCAAACTCTGA